The window GGCGCTAAATCTTTGTTTAAGGGAGGCACGTCCTTTCCACGCCCCTCTGCGCCGGTTGCAGGATCATAGCCGGTTGCCCAGACTGTGTGAAAGACGGGAAAACGAATGGTAGACGAAACCCAAACGAACGAACCGATCGAATTCGCCGCTGCTGAAGCGGTTGAGGTGGAGGCCGCGGCGGCCCCGGAACCGATCGAGGAACCCAAGGCTGAGGCAGCCCCCGAGGAGCGAAGACCGCTTCCTGTGGTGGGCGAGCCGACCCCGTCTTCACTGGATAACATGTCTGACGCGGAGTTGTTCGGCGCGCACCTGTCGCCGGGTTCGGAATACACAGGAACCTTCCGCACGCTGAGCGAGGGTGATGTGGTGAAGGGCGAAATCGTGCGCATCGACCGGGAAGGCGTCCTGGTTGACGTGGGCCAGAAATCCGAAGGCTTGATCAAGCCGCAGGAGATGGGCCGCGAGAACGCGGACGAAGCCCCTCTGGCCGTGGGAGATACGGTTGACGTGATGGTGATGCAGGGCGAAACCCCCGAGGGCCAGCTTCTGCTTTCCAAGAAGCGCGCCGATTTCGAAAAAGCGTGGGACCACGTAATTGAGGCCCAGCAGAACGACGAGATCATCCAGGCGATGGTCACGGATCGCGTGAAGGGCGGCCTGGTGGTTGACCTCGGCATCCGCGGGTTTATCCCGGCGAGCCATGTGGGCAACGGCAAGGTTCGCAACCTTGAGAAGTACATCGGCGAGGCGCTGCCGTTGAAGGTCATCGAAGTGGACAAGGAGCGCCGCAAGGTCGTTCTTTCCCACCGGTTGGCCACCGAAGGCGAGCGTGAGAAGCAGCGCGAAGAGACGCTTGAGACCCTGCGCGAGGGTCAGGTTCGGGCCGGTGTGGTTCGCCGCATCACCGATTACGGCGCTTTCGTGGACTTGGGCGGCGTGGACGGCCTGCTGCACATCTCCGAGATGTCCTGGAGCCGCATCAAGCACCCGAACGAGGTTGTGAAGCAGGGCCAGGAAATCCAGGTGATGGTGCTGAAGGTCAACCTGGAGCAGGGCC is drawn from Armatimonadota bacterium and contains these coding sequences:
- the rpsA gene encoding 30S ribosomal protein S1, coding for MVDETQTNEPIEFAAAEAVEVEAAAAPEPIEEPKAEAAPEERRPLPVVGEPTPSSLDNMSDAELFGAHLSPGSEYTGTFRTLSEGDVVKGEIVRIDREGVLVDVGQKSEGLIKPQEMGRENADEAPLAVGDTVDVMVMQGETPEGQLLLSKKRADFEKAWDHVIEAQQNDEIIQAMVTDRVKGGLVVDLGIRGFIPASHVGNGKVRNLEKYIGEALPLKVIEVDKERRKVVLSHRLATEGEREKQREETLETLREGQVRAGVVRRITDYGAFVDLGGVDGLLHISEMSWSRIKHPNEVVKQGQEIQVMVLKVNLEQGRISLGMRQILPDPWTEASKKYHSGDIIEGKISRLVQSGAFMALDGGIEGFIKNSELAQRRVARPEDVVKVGDAVQVKVLDVRPDERRIELSRKSQEKREEREQGERGERGDRGDRQAREYRQKQPDDRFTLGDSQGDALAAYKAELEAAEAEAAAATPEEAVEAAPEVAEAAPEVVEAAPEVAETAPEVVEAAPEVVEPTPEVVEAAPEATEATEETAEVEPKAAE